CAATACGCACGATATCCCTGAACACCTGTGCGTGAAACCGGATTTTGGCCAGCCGGAGCCGGTAGATGGGATCAGCCCTCAGCAGAATAATGACAATCAGCACAGCGGCGGCCATCTGTGAAAACACCGTGGCCAGTGCAGCGCCGGCCACGCCCATGCCAAGGGGCCCCACAAAGAGCAGGTCAAGGCCGATGTTCAGCACAACGGTGACCACCAGGCAGGCCAGCGGGGTTTTGGAATCGCCAACCGCACGCAGAATCCCGCTGCCAATGTTGTACAAAGTCATGGGGATCATGCCCAGAAAATAGATGCGGATATAGGGCACGGCGTATGCAAGCCCGGCCTCGGGGATGTTCATCATCCGCAGCATGGCCGGCGCAAAGGCCAGGCCCAGGACAGTGAGCGCAAGGCCGGCCGCCAGGCTCAGGGCCACGGCGGTGTGCACAGCCTCCTGCACCTTGTCGTATTTCCGGCTGCCGAAAAACTGTGAAATCAGCACGCTGGCCCCGATGGACAGGCCGATGAAAAAATAGATCATAAAGGTGATGAGCAGGCTGCTCGCGCCCACGGCGGCCAGGGCATTTGCGCCCACAAAACGGCCGACGATCACAGCGTCCACGGTGTTGTACAGCTGCTGGCAGAGGTTTGAGAACATGAGGGGCAGGGCGAACAGCAGCAGCTGCCGACCAATCTTCCCCTCGGTCATCTGGCCTTTTAACGGGATTTCACGGGTTTCTTCCATAATGCTTTCCTTAACTAATAGAGATGACAGGCCACCTGGTGGCCTGGCGCCACGTCCTTCAGGCGTGGCTTTTCGGCTTTGCAGACGGGCATGCGTTTCTCACACCGCCCGGCAAAGGGGCAGCCCGGAGGCAGCTCCAGCGGGCTCGGCGGATCGCCGGGGATGGTTTCGATTTTCTTGCAGCAGTCCATATGCAGCGAGAACACCGACCCCAAAAGCGCCTGGGTGTAGGGGTGCATGGCTGTTTCACACAGCTCTCCGCCGCCCACGGTCTCCACGATATTGCCCAGGTACATGACAGCCAGCCGGTGGCTCAGGCTCTGGACCAGGGCCATGTCGTGGCAGATAAAGATCATGGCAATGTTTTTTTCCTTCTGAAGCCGGGTCAGCAGCGCCACGATTTTCTTCTGGATGGAAACGTCCAGGGCCGAGGTGGCCTCGTCGCAGACCAGCACCTCGGGGTTCAGGGCCAGCGCTCTGGCGATGCCCACGCGCTGGAGCTGTCCGCCGCTCATGCTGTGGGGGTAGCGCTGCATAAAATCAGCGTCCAGTTCTACCATCTCAAGCAGTTCCCTGGCCTTTTCCGACCGCTGTTTCCGGAGGAGCCGGCCAAAATTGACAAGCGGCTCGGTAATAATGTCGCCCACTCGCATTTTTGGGCTGAAGGAGGCAGCGGGGTCCTGGAAGACCATCTGGATATGCTGTCTTTTCCGCCGGGCCTCCTCGCCCGAGAGCCCGGCAATATCTTTTCCTCTAAAGTATATCGCACCGGCAGTGGGCTTTTCAAGCTGCACCAGCATTTTTACAAAGGTACTTT
The DNA window shown above is from Eubacterium limosum and carries:
- a CDS encoding MATE family efflux transporter, with the protein product MEETREIPLKGQMTEGKIGRQLLLFALPLMFSNLCQQLYNTVDAVIVGRFVGANALAAVGASSLLITFMIYFFIGLSIGASVLISQFFGSRKYDKVQEAVHTAVALSLAAGLALTVLGLAFAPAMLRMMNIPEAGLAYAVPYIRIYFLGMIPMTLYNIGSGILRAVGDSKTPLACLVVTVVLNIGLDLLFVGPLGMGVAGAALATVFSQMAAAVLIVIILLRADPIYRLRLAKIRFHAQVFRDIVRIGLPAGLQSVLVCFSNVVVQSQINTFGLEVMAGFTAYMKIDGFLFMPIDAFCLAISSFVGQNMGAGRWERVVKGKNVCLLLCVGVTIGLGAAIILNARLILGMFTSDETVVLNGMRQLYTVVPLYGIYAADQVFVGVLRGAGATVIPMIITLLCMCGLRLGWIFTTLRFVHDARMIYISYPLTWIVTGAVLVLYYYKGSWRPEKAGFNNRKYLKRSC
- a CDS encoding ABC transporter ATP-binding protein — translated: MSENHEIILETRGLTKRFHTSDGRPLTACDSISLAARRGETLGIVGESGCGKSTFVKMLVQLEKPTAGAIYFRGKDIAGLSGEEARRKRQHIQMVFQDPAASFSPKMRVGDIITEPLVNFGRLLRKQRSEKARELLEMVELDADFMQRYPHSMSGGQLQRVGIARALALNPEVLVCDEATSALDVSIQKKIVALLTRLQKEKNIAMIFICHDMALVQSLSHRLAVMYLGNIVETVGGGELCETAMHPYTQALLGSVFSLHMDCCKKIETIPGDPPSPLELPPGCPFAGRCEKRMPVCKAEKPRLKDVAPGHQVACHLY